The Lachnospiraceae bacterium KM106-2 nucleotide sequence TCTGCCTTTACTCTGTCTGGATCTGCACTAGGCAGATCGATTTTATTAATAACTGGTAAAATGTCAAGGTCATGGTCAAGTGCAAGGTACACATTGGCAAGTGTCTGTGCTTCAATTCCTTGTGCTGCATCAACAACTAAGATAGCACCTTCACAAGCTGCAAGGCTTCGTGATACCTCATAATTAAAATCCACATGTCCTGGTGTATCGATCAAGTTGAAGATATACTCTTCTCCATTCTTGTCTTTATAAACAATACGGACTGCCTGCGATTTGATCGTAATTCCTCTCTCACGCTCTAAATCCATGTTATCTAATACTTGCGACTGCATCTCACGACTCGTTAACAAACCAGTCTTTTCTATGATTCGATCCGCTAATGTCGATTTTCCATGATCAATATGGGCAATAATACAAAAATTTCTTATTTTGCTTTGGTCAATAATCGCCATTTTCATCCTCCTGATTTCCTACTGACATAGGTTTTTTCCCTTGTCAAATATCATAGGCCGATGTGTATTCATCGGCCCACTTACTGATTGGTATTATAGCATAAGAAACCAATTCATACAACTAGTTATAATCTTATAAAACTCGAATATATTATGTTAAAGCTCATGCTCGTAACGAAAGGAGGCTTCCTATGACAAATGAAGAAACACATTCCAAAAACTATTTATCCTTCATTTTCATACCTATTTTTTTCATCTTATTGTTTTATGTGGTTTATCTTGCCGGAAACGTCTATCTGAGCAGGCAGACTAAGACAAAACTAACGCAGTTCTTCTCATCTGCTGTCACTAACCTTTCCAATAGTTTTGTCACTCGCAATGCAGCCTTCTTTCGTTATTTAGAAAACAGCGTACCCGATTACTCCAGACCTATGGACACACTCGTCAAACAATCGATACCGGTTAGCAACTTTGTATTCATGGATGATGCCAATGTATACTTTGCCGGACTTTCCTCTGAAAATGGGTTATCCGCTCTGTCGACAGAAGCAAATGATGGTGAAGTCTTCTCCGATACCCAAAGCTCACTCCCAGGAGAGGCTTATTACGAAGAAGATGAAGCAGAAGATGAGAATGACTCTACTACCGCATTAACACAGCATGCTTATAGTGGCACACAAAAGGAAATGATCTCTCATAATCAATCACTCATCAATCAATTAAAATCCTCTCTCAGTCTCGATTATCTGATTGAGAACTTTTATCATGTCAATGACAAGACAGGCATTGATACCAATATATTTAATGTTGAGAAGTTGTTAAATACTGACTTATCAATTCAAAAAGATAGTAATAAGCCACAGATTCTGATCTACCATACCCATGCAAATGAGTGGTTTTCCGACAGCGATAAGTCTAACAAAGATGATCTTATGCTTGGTGTTGGCAGATATCTGGCTAAAATCTTAACCGAGAAATATGGCTATAATGTTATTCATCATGAAGGTATCTACGATACCGGAGTCCACAAATATGCCTATATGAAAGCACTTTCTAAAATCAAAGCAATTCTAAAAGAAAATCCATCCATCGTAGCCGTCTTTGATCTTCACAGGGATGGAGTCGGCAATGATAAACACACTACTGTAGAAGTCAATCATGTTAAAATGGCACAGATCATGTTCTTTAATGGTGTCAGCTATAACAAGTCCGGCCCCATTGATAATCTATACAATCCAAACTTGCAGAGCAATTTAGCATTTAGTCTTCAGATGAAACTATTTGCAATGCAAAAATATCCTAATTTTACAAAGACGATTTTTCTAAAAAACTATCGATACAACATGCATTTAGCCAAACGATATTCTCTTGTCGAAGTCGGTGACCAAAATAACACCGTCGAAGAAGCGAAAAATGCTATGGTACCTCTTGCAGCTATCATCGATGCCGTACTTAGCGGCAATTCGAAATAACCTCCCATATGATTGCCCGCTTTCTTGTTAAAACGGGCAATCATTTAGTTTTGGGGCGCTTCATAAAAGCAAGCATTTAATGCTTCCGAAATCGTGTAACTAATGCGATGAACCGAATCATCAATATTCTTAGGGGTTACGAACATATTTCTTAACTTTGTATCGTTAAGTTCAGATAGGAACTGATAGACTTCCTCTTCCTTAAATCCTTTCTGAAACAAGAATCCTTCCATCGAATCATCTACGATTGTAGCGGCATCTACAACGGTCGGTACACCAATTGCGATCACATCAATTCCAAGACTTTCTTTATTTAATGCATTTCGATTATTGCCTACTCCTGATCCTGGACTGATTCCTGTATCTGTAATCTGTATCGTTGTATTCAATCTTTGAACACTTCTTGCTGCCAGTGCATCAATGACGATCAGAAGATCAGGCTTTGTCTCATCGATGATTCCTCTTAATATCTCGCTTGTCTCCAT carries:
- a CDS encoding stage II sporulation protein P, with the protein product MTNEETHSKNYLSFIFIPIFFILLFYVVYLAGNVYLSRQTKTKLTQFFSSAVTNLSNSFVTRNAAFFRYLENSVPDYSRPMDTLVKQSIPVSNFVFMDDANVYFAGLSSENGLSALSTEANDGEVFSDTQSSLPGEAYYEEDEAEDENDSTTALTQHAYSGTQKEMISHNQSLINQLKSSLSLDYLIENFYHVNDKTGIDTNIFNVEKLLNTDLSIQKDSNKPQILIYHTHANEWFSDSDKSNKDDLMLGVGRYLAKILTEKYGYNVIHHEGIYDTGVHKYAYMKALSKIKAILKENPSIVAVFDLHRDGVGNDKHTTVEVNHVKMAQIMFFNGVSYNKSGPIDNLYNPNLQSNLAFSLQMKLFAMQKYPNFTKTIFLKNYRYNMHLAKRYSLVEVGDQNNTVEEAKNAMVPLAAIIDAVLSGNSK